A region from the Desulfatiglans sp. genome encodes:
- a CDS encoding RNA polymerase sigma factor, with the protein MIDPEIIKRCQQKDQTAYDALFKTAGKKALWTAYLLTGRMEIAEEIVQESFFRCFCNIKNLHKPEMFTVWFNRILVRTCWYVIRKERKTPEVSLEDEKLPELKDHDNGDILEKVEQNQVSMAIRKTVNSLKPALRSTIVLFYYNELTIREIAKVMGCLQGTVKSRLYYAKKVLEKELKRELLDEHIHLSGYTGYTGKECVENE; encoded by the coding sequence ATGATTGATCCTGAAATAATAAAACGATGTCAGCAGAAAGATCAGACTGCATATGATGCGTTATTCAAGACTGCCGGTAAAAAGGCATTATGGACAGCCTATCTGCTTACCGGCAGAATGGAGATTGCTGAAGAAATTGTCCAGGAATCTTTCTTCCGGTGTTTCTGTAATATAAAAAATCTGCATAAGCCAGAGATGTTTACTGTATGGTTCAACCGCATACTTGTAAGGACTTGCTGGTATGTTATTCGCAAGGAGAGGAAAACACCAGAGGTAAGCCTTGAGGATGAAAAGTTACCTGAGTTAAAAGACCATGATAATGGGGATATCCTTGAAAAGGTGGAACAGAATCAGGTGAGCATGGCAATTCGTAAGACTGTTAACAGCCTCAAGCCTGCATTGCGTTCAACAATTGTACTCTTTTATTACAATGAATTAACCATCAGGGAGATAGCCAAGGTTATGGGTTGCCTGCAGGGCACGGTAAAATCAAGGCTGTATTATGCAAAAAAGGTTCTTGAGAAAGAACTGAAGAGAGAACTTTTGGATGAACATATCCATTTATCCGGTTACACCGGTTATACCGGAAAGGAGTGTGTTGAAAATGAATAA